DNA from Actinomycetota bacterium:
CGCCGCCAGGCGTCGTTCGCCGACTTCTCCGGCCTGACCAAGACCAAGCCGGAGCGGTCGCTCACCGTCCCGAAGCCGAAGAAGGCCGGCCGCAACGCGCACGGGCGCATCACCACCCGGCACCAGGGCGGCGGCCACAAGCAGCAGTACCGCATCATCGACTTCCGCCGGGACAAGGACGGGGTGCCCGCCAAGGTGGCCACGATCGAGTACGACCCGAACCGGACCGCTCGCATCGCCTTGCTGCACTACGTGGACGGCGAGAAGCGCTACATCATCTGCCCGGACAAGGTGGCGGTGGGCGACCAGCTGATGAGCGGGACCGGCGCCGAGATCCGGCCGGGCAACGCCCTGCCGCTGCGCAACATCCCGGTGGGCACGGTCATCCACAACGTGGAGCTGAAGCAGGGCGGCGGGGCCAAGCTGGCCCGCTCGGCGGGCGCTTCCGTGCAGCTGGTGGCCAAGGAAACCACCATGGCCACGGTGCGCCTTCCCTCGGGCGAGATGCGCCTGGTCCCCGTGGCCTGCCGGGCGACCGTGGGCGAGGTGGGCAATGCCGAGGCCGAGCTGGTGTCCATCGGCAAGGCGGGCCGTGCCCGCTGGCAGGGGCACCGGCCGAGCGTCCGGGGTGTGGCCATGAACCCGGTGGACCACCCCATGGGCGGTGGCGAGGGCAAGGCTTCCGGTGGCCGGCACCCGACGTCGCCCTGGGGCAAGAAGGAAGGCCGCACCCGGAAGAAGGGCAAGTACTCCGATGCCCACATCGTGCGCCGCCGGGGCGCCAAGCGAGGGGGGTAGACACCGGTG
Protein-coding regions in this window:
- the rplB gene encoding 50S ribosomal protein L2; amino-acid sequence: RRQASFADFSGLTKTKPERSLTVPKPKKAGRNAHGRITTRHQGGGHKQQYRIIDFRRDKDGVPAKVATIEYDPNRTARIALLHYVDGEKRYIICPDKVAVGDQLMSGTGAEIRPGNALPLRNIPVGTVIHNVELKQGGGAKLARSAGASVQLVAKETTMATVRLPSGEMRLVPVACRATVGEVGNAEAELVSIGKAGRARWQGHRPSVRGVAMNPVDHPMGGGEGKASGGRHPTSPWGKKEGRTRKKGKYSDAHIVRRRGAKRGG